One genomic segment of Pseudomonas fortuita includes these proteins:
- a CDS encoding protein-disulfide reductase DsbD, translating to MRRLFFLLFLLLASPAFATGLLDNRPSATLGAASLANNADFLPVHDAFKLSLVQADAHTLKLRFVATEGYYLYRHRFQFHTEPADITLGAPNIPKGEAKHDEFFGDVEVYHGVLDIELPRTDPRAFTLLVGYQGCADKGLCYPPETARLSIDGEGGANAPATAEHGWNWKSLLLFFLAGVGLTFTPCVLPMLPILSGVVLRGQVGGLRGLALSLAYVLPMAASFAALGALMGLFGAGLNLQARLQSAWVLVPFALFFVVFALAMFGLFELKLPQALSNRLNNVANHTRGGSLLGAAVLGVLSSLLVSPCVSAPLAGALLYISASGDALGGALKLFALGLGMGAPLLLVATGGAAWLPKSGPWMNTVKNAIGVLLLGLSIGLLSRVLPGPVTLLLVGFLAAGVALFLGALEFVVKTARQRLAQLLGLALLVYALACWYGALSGQGDPLRPLPVAALAATGSSQAAKTDAWQTITTPTALDAALAQAKAAGQPVLLDWYADWCISCKVIEHEVLNAPQVQAQLAGFKLLRFDITESNAEQRKLLDRYQLFGPPALLFFAANGSEITADRVIGEINAGEFAQMLARVRGKVGL from the coding sequence ATGCGCCGCCTGTTTTTCCTGCTGTTCCTGCTGCTGGCCAGCCCTGCCTTCGCCACGGGCCTGCTCGACAACCGCCCCAGCGCTACCCTCGGCGCCGCTTCGCTGGCCAACAACGCCGACTTCCTGCCGGTTCACGACGCCTTCAAGCTCAGCCTGGTCCAGGCCGACGCGCACACCCTCAAGCTGCGCTTCGTCGCCACCGAGGGCTACTACCTCTACCGCCACCGCTTCCAGTTCCACACCGAGCCGGCAGACATCACCCTGGGCGCGCCGAACATCCCCAAGGGCGAGGCCAAGCACGATGAATTCTTCGGCGACGTCGAGGTGTACCACGGCGTGCTCGACATCGAACTGCCGCGCACCGACCCGCGTGCCTTCACCCTGCTGGTGGGCTACCAAGGCTGTGCCGATAAAGGCCTGTGCTACCCACCGGAAACCGCACGCCTGAGTATTGATGGCGAAGGCGGTGCCAACGCACCCGCAACGGCCGAACACGGCTGGAACTGGAAATCGCTGCTGTTGTTCTTTCTCGCCGGGGTCGGCCTGACCTTTACCCCGTGTGTACTGCCGATGCTGCCGATCCTGTCGGGCGTAGTGCTGCGCGGCCAGGTGGGTGGGCTGCGCGGGCTGGCGCTATCGCTGGCGTACGTGCTGCCGATGGCGGCCAGTTTCGCAGCGCTCGGCGCGCTCATGGGCCTGTTCGGCGCGGGCCTGAACCTGCAGGCGCGCCTGCAGTCGGCCTGGGTGCTGGTGCCCTTCGCCCTGTTCTTCGTGGTATTTGCCTTGGCCATGTTCGGCCTGTTCGAGCTGAAGCTGCCCCAGGCCCTGAGCAACCGCCTGAACAACGTCGCCAATCACACCCGGGGTGGCTCGCTGCTGGGTGCGGCAGTGCTGGGCGTGCTCTCCAGCCTGCTGGTTTCGCCTTGCGTATCAGCCCCCCTGGCTGGCGCCCTGCTGTATATCAGTGCCAGCGGCGATGCCCTGGGTGGCGCACTCAAGCTGTTTGCCCTGGGCCTGGGCATGGGTGCACCCTTGTTGCTGGTGGCCACCGGTGGCGCGGCCTGGCTGCCAAAAAGCGGCCCGTGGATGAACACGGTGAAAAACGCCATCGGGGTGCTGCTGCTGGGGCTGTCCATTGGCTTGCTCAGCCGCGTGCTGCCGGGCCCTGTGACCTTGCTGCTGGTGGGGTTCCTCGCAGCCGGCGTGGCACTTTTCCTGGGCGCCCTGGAGTTCGTCGTCAAGACCGCACGCCAGCGCCTGGCCCAACTGCTAGGCCTGGCTTTGCTGGTATACGCCCTGGCCTGCTGGTACGGCGCCCTCAGTGGCCAAGGCGACCCGCTTCGCCCGCTGCCCGTTGCAGCACTTGCGGCCACCGGCAGCAGCCAGGCGGCAAAGACGGATGCCTGGCAGACCATCACCACCCCCACCGCACTGGACGCCGCACTGGCCCAGGCCAAAGCGGCCGGCCAGCCGGTGCTGCTGGACTGGTATGCCGACTGGTGCATCAGCTGCAAGGTGATCGAGCATGAAGTGCTCAACGCGCCGCAGGTGCAGGCGCAGCTGGCCGGCTTCAAGCTGTTGCGTTTCGACATCACCGAGAGCAATGCCGAGCAACGCAAACTGCTCGATCGCTACCAGCTGTTCGGCCCACCTGCCCTGCTGTTCTTTGCCGCGAACGGCAGCGAAATTACCGCTGATCGGGTGATTGGCGAGATAAACGCCGGTGAATTCGCGCAAATGCTGGCCCGCGTGCGCGGCAAAGTAGGTCTATAA
- the accC gene encoding acetyl-CoA carboxylase biotin carboxylase subunit, which produces MSGKLEKVLIANRGEIALRILRACKELGIKTVAVHSTADRELMHLGLADESVCIGPASSKDSYLHIPAIIAAAEVTGATAIHPGYGFLAENADFAEQVEKSGFAFIGPKADTIRLMGDKVSAKDAMIKSGVPTVPGSDGPLPEDEEVALAIARDVGYPVIIKAAGGGGGRGMRVVHKEEDLISSAKLTRTEAGAAFGNPMVYLEKFLTNPRHVEVQVLSDGQGNAIHLGDRDCSLQRRHQKVLEEAPAPGIDEKARQEVFKRCVDACIEIGYRGAGTFEFLYENGSFYFIEMNTRVQVEHPVSEMVTGIDIVKEMLSIAAGNKLSFRQEDVVIRGHSLECRINAEDPKKFIPSPGKVKHFHAPGGNGVRVDSHLYSGYSVPPNYDSLIGKLITYGKDREEAMARMRNALDEIVVDGIKTNIPLHRDLVRDEGFCKGGVNIHYLEHKLANQD; this is translated from the coding sequence ATGTCTGGGAAGCTCGAAAAAGTCCTGATCGCCAACCGTGGGGAAATTGCCCTGCGGATCCTGCGTGCCTGCAAAGAGCTGGGCATCAAAACCGTCGCTGTGCACTCCACCGCCGACCGTGAACTGATGCACCTGGGCCTGGCAGACGAGTCGGTCTGCATCGGTCCTGCATCGTCCAAGGATTCCTACCTGCATATCCCGGCAATCATCGCTGCCGCCGAAGTCACCGGCGCCACCGCGATTCACCCGGGCTACGGTTTCCTGGCAGAAAACGCCGACTTCGCCGAACAGGTTGAAAAATCCGGTTTCGCCTTCATCGGCCCGAAAGCCGATACCATTCGCCTGATGGGCGACAAGGTTTCGGCCAAGGACGCGATGATCAAGTCGGGCGTGCCGACCGTACCGGGCTCTGATGGCCCGCTGCCAGAAGACGAAGAAGTCGCCCTGGCGATTGCCCGTGACGTCGGCTACCCGGTGATCATCAAGGCCGCCGGTGGCGGTGGTGGTCGCGGCATGCGCGTGGTGCACAAGGAAGAGGACCTGATTTCCTCGGCCAAGCTCACCCGTACCGAAGCCGGTGCTGCCTTCGGCAACCCGATGGTCTACCTGGAGAAGTTCCTGACCAACCCACGCCACGTGGAAGTACAGGTTCTGTCCGACGGCCAAGGCAACGCCATCCACCTGGGCGACCGTGACTGCTCGCTGCAGCGCCGGCACCAGAAGGTTCTGGAAGAAGCACCAGCCCCGGGCATCGACGAGAAAGCCCGTCAGGAAGTGTTCAAACGTTGCGTCGATGCGTGCATCGAGATCGGCTACCGTGGTGCCGGTACTTTCGAGTTCCTGTACGAGAACGGCAGCTTCTACTTCATCGAGATGAACACCCGTGTGCAGGTTGAGCACCCGGTGTCGGAGATGGTTACCGGTATCGACATCGTCAAGGAGATGCTGAGCATCGCCGCTGGCAACAAGCTGTCGTTCCGCCAGGAAGACGTTGTGATCCGTGGCCACTCGCTGGAGTGCCGGATCAACGCCGAAGACCCGAAGAAGTTCATCCCGAGCCCAGGCAAGGTAAAACACTTCCACGCCCCGGGCGGCAATGGCGTACGCGTCGATTCGCACCTGTACAGCGGCTATTCGGTTCCGCCGAACTATGACTCGCTGATCGGCAAGCTGATCACCTACGGCAAGGACCGCGAAGAAGCCATGGCGCGCATGCGCAATGCCCTGGACGAGATCGTCGTTGACGGCATCAAGACCAACATCCCGCTGCACCGTGACCTGGTACGTGATGAAGGTTTCTGCAAAGGCGGCGTGAACATTCACTACCTCGAGCACAAACTGGCTAACCAGGACTGA
- the accB gene encoding acetyl-CoA carboxylase biotin carboxyl carrier protein, which translates to MDIRKVKKLIELLEESGIDELEIKEGEESVRISRHSKTPAAQQFYAPAPMAAAPAAAPVAAAAPVAEAAAAAPALKGTVIRSPMVGTFYRKPSPTSPNFAEVGQTVKKGDTLCIVEAMKMMNHIEADVGGVIDAILVEDGQPVEFDQPLFTVV; encoded by the coding sequence ATGGATATCCGTAAAGTCAAGAAACTGATCGAGCTGCTGGAAGAGTCTGGCATCGACGAACTGGAGATCAAGGAAGGCGAAGAGTCGGTCCGTATCAGCCGTCACAGCAAGACCCCAGCTGCCCAACAGTTCTACGCACCAGCACCGATGGCCGCTGCACCTGCTGCTGCCCCGGTTGCCGCTGCTGCTCCAGTCGCCGAAGCCGCTGCCGCAGCCCCGGCCCTGAAAGGCACCGTGATCCGCTCGCCAATGGTAGGTACCTTCTACCGCAAGCCTTCGCCGACCTCGCCGAACTTTGCTGAAGTTGGCCAGACCGTGAAGAAAGGCGACACCCTGTGCATCGTCGAAGCCATGAAGATGATGAACCACATCGAAGCCGATGTTGGCGGTGTCATCGACGCCATCCTGGTAGAAGACGGCCAGCCGGTTGAGTTCGACCAGCCGCTGTTCACCGTCGTTTGA
- a CDS encoding sigma-54-dependent Fis family transcriptional regulator encodes MLAANSRAHVDCVSRVLKNADRLPQAPVPALILDSWRRSMELYRLDPGSQQGPRILSQSLLNECRERAELFLRIAGDAVARLHERVRGADYCVLLTDAQGRTIDYRVESAIRNDCRKAGLYLGTCWSEGEEGTCGVAAVLTSKAPVTVHKRDHFRAAFIGLTCTAAPVFDPQGELLGVVDVSALQSPDDRRSQHLIRQLVEQTAREIENAFFMHSAQGHWVMRAHGTPGYVESQPDYLLAWDADGRLQAINSLARKRLVQHLGRLPEHIGELFDMGQLRRVNTSSAQRLPGLGGLYGRVSAPQQRPRVQPLRQAQDPRIEQHLRLATRVKDCNLAVLVQGETGVGKEVFARQLHQQSQRRDGPFVTLNCAAIPENLIESELFGYVAGAFTGASSKGMQGLLQQADGGTLFLDEIGDMPLNLQTRLLRVLAEGEVAPLGAARRERVDIQVICATHRDLATMVADGRFREDLYYRLANARFELPPLREREDRLGLIHQLLAEEAEACGVDVVLADDALQALLVYRWPGNLRQLRQVLRYACAVSEVGQVRLLDLPQAVRGEAVVSSDSGVSCPARQLLLDALIRHRWKPADAARALGISRATLYRRVHEHCIEMPRMKG; translated from the coding sequence ATGCTTGCCGCGAACTCCCGAGCCCATGTCGACTGCGTCAGCCGGGTGCTGAAGAATGCCGACCGCCTGCCCCAGGCACCGGTGCCAGCGCTGATCCTCGATTCATGGCGCCGTTCCATGGAGCTGTACCGCCTCGACCCCGGGTCCCAACAGGGGCCGCGCATCCTGTCCCAAAGCCTGCTGAACGAATGCCGCGAACGCGCCGAACTGTTTCTGCGCATCGCTGGCGATGCCGTGGCACGCCTGCACGAGCGGGTGCGCGGCGCCGACTACTGCGTGCTGCTGACCGATGCCCAGGGGCGCACCATTGATTACCGGGTCGAATCGGCCATCCGCAATGACTGCCGCAAGGCCGGGCTGTACCTGGGCACTTGCTGGTCGGAAGGTGAGGAGGGCACCTGCGGTGTGGCGGCGGTGCTGACCAGCAAGGCGCCGGTCACGGTGCACAAGCGCGATCACTTCCGCGCAGCCTTCATCGGCCTGACCTGCACCGCAGCGCCGGTGTTCGACCCGCAGGGCGAGTTGCTGGGCGTGGTGGATGTTTCGGCCCTGCAGTCACCGGATGATCGCCGCAGCCAACACTTGATCCGCCAGTTGGTCGAGCAGACTGCCCGTGAAATCGAAAACGCCTTCTTCATGCACAGTGCACAGGGCCACTGGGTGATGCGTGCCCATGGCACACCGGGTTATGTGGAAAGCCAGCCCGACTACCTGCTGGCCTGGGATGCCGACGGCCGCTTGCAAGCCATCAACAGCCTGGCGCGCAAGCGGCTGGTACAGCACTTGGGGCGCTTGCCTGAGCACATTGGCGAACTGTTCGACATGGGGCAGCTACGGCGCGTCAACACCTCGTCCGCCCAGCGCCTGCCGGGCCTGGGCGGGCTGTATGGCCGTGTCAGCGCCCCGCAGCAGCGCCCGCGCGTGCAGCCCTTGCGTCAGGCTCAGGACCCCCGCATCGAGCAGCACTTGCGGCTGGCCACGCGGGTCAAGGACTGCAACCTGGCGGTGCTGGTACAAGGCGAGACGGGGGTCGGCAAAGAAGTTTTCGCCCGTCAGTTGCACCAGCAGAGCCAGCGCCGCGACGGCCCGTTTGTCACGCTGAACTGCGCCGCCATCCCGGAAAACCTGATTGAGAGCGAGCTGTTTGGCTACGTGGCCGGGGCCTTCACCGGGGCTTCCAGCAAAGGCATGCAGGGGCTGTTGCAGCAGGCTGATGGCGGCACCCTGTTCCTTGACGAAATCGGCGACATGCCGCTGAACCTGCAAACCCGCCTGCTGCGCGTGCTGGCCGAAGGCGAAGTGGCGCCGCTGGGTGCTGCACGGCGCGAACGCGTGGACATTCAGGTGATCTGCGCCACCCACCGTGACCTGGCAACGATGGTGGCGGACGGGCGTTTTCGTGAAGACCTGTACTACCGCCTGGCCAATGCCCGCTTCGAGCTGCCGCCCTTGCGTGAGCGCGAGGACCGCCTGGGGCTGATCCACCAGTTGCTGGCCGAAGAAGCCGAAGCCTGTGGGGTCGACGTGGTGCTGGCCGATGATGCGCTACAGGCGTTGCTGGTTTATCGCTGGCCGGGCAACCTGCGCCAGCTGCGGCAGGTCTTGCGCTATGCCTGCGCGGTGAGTGAAGTCGGGCAGGTTCGCTTGCTGGATTTGCCACAAGCGGTGCGGGGCGAGGCAGTCGTTTCGAGTGACAGCGGTGTATCGTGCCCGGCCCGGCAGTTGCTGCTGGACGCGCTGATCCGCCATCGCTGGAAACCGGCCGATGCGGCGCGGGCGTTGGGGATATCGCGGGCTACCTTGTATCGGCGTGTGCATGAGCACTGCATCGAGATGCCGCGGATGAAGGGGTAG
- the aroQ gene encoding type II 3-dehydroquinate dehydratase codes for MATLLVLHGPNLNLLGTREPGHYGAVTLAQINQDLEQRARAAGHHLQYLQSNAEYELIDRIHAARNEGVDFILINPAAFTHTSVALRDALLAVSIPFIEVHLSNVHKREPFRHHSYFSDVAVGVICGLGASGYRLALESALEQLAANAQPK; via the coding sequence ATGGCAACGCTACTGGTGCTCCACGGCCCCAACCTCAACCTGCTCGGTACTCGCGAGCCAGGCCATTACGGCGCCGTGACCCTGGCCCAGATCAACCAGGACCTGGAGCAACGTGCCCGCGCGGCAGGCCACCATCTGCAGTACCTGCAGAGCAATGCCGAATACGAACTGATCGACCGCATTCACGCCGCACGCAACGAGGGTGTGGACTTCATCCTGATCAATCCGGCTGCTTTCACCCACACAAGCGTCGCATTACGTGACGCATTGCTTGCAGTGAGCATCCCATTCATCGAAGTGCACCTGTCCAACGTGCACAAACGCGAACCGTTCCGTCACCACTCCTACTTTTCCGATGTTGCCGTAGGGGTGATCTGCGGTCTGGGCGCCAGCGGTTATCGCCTGGCCCTGGAGTCCGCGCTGGAACAACTGGCTGCCAACGCACAGCCCAAATGA